A single region of the Bacteroidales bacterium genome encodes:
- a CDS encoding FAD-dependent oxidoreductase — translation MRKEVTLRLSPEEAENTSDYKLYLAKQLRQKPKQIKAFKLIRRSIDARKKDIKIQLLFEVFLFDKPEEIIENPIAYNVKPNAKNVLVIGAGPAGLYAALGLLEKGFKPIVLERGKNVSNRKIDLALLNKNHIVNPESNYCFGEGGAGTFSDGKLFTRSSKRGNVKRILEVFVQHGANPDILIDAHPHLGTNKLPNIIRNMRESILNGGGEVHFETKLSDFILKNNRILGVIDQNGKEYLAEAVILATGHSARDIYHLLHKKGIQLEAKDFAMGVRIEHPQQLINSIQYHSPIKNPLLPTASYSLVCQAQDRGVFSFCMCPGGIIVPSATAPNQVVVNGMSNADRSSPFANSGIVVSVKQEDLEAYKKYGIFAGLKYQEELEYQAYLSGGENQTAPAQRMVDFVNKKFSNTLPNTSYIPGIKSAPLHEILPSALSNRLREAFQTFGNKMHGYYSDEAIILGVESRTSSPLRIPRNKETMEHIQIENLFPVGEGAGYAGGIVSSAIDGYNASMILAEKLK, via the coding sequence GACATAAAAATCCAATTATTATTTGAGGTTTTTCTTTTTGATAAACCAGAAGAAATAATAGAAAATCCTATTGCTTATAATGTAAAACCCAATGCGAAAAATGTATTGGTAATTGGTGCCGGACCTGCCGGACTTTATGCTGCTCTTGGACTTCTAGAAAAAGGATTTAAACCAATAGTTCTTGAACGCGGAAAAAATGTAAGCAACCGGAAAATAGACCTTGCTTTACTCAATAAAAATCATATAGTAAATCCTGAATCCAACTACTGTTTTGGAGAAGGCGGAGCAGGTACTTTTTCTGATGGAAAACTTTTTACTCGCTCCTCCAAAAGAGGAAATGTAAAACGAATTTTAGAGGTCTTTGTTCAGCATGGTGCCAATCCCGATATTCTTATCGATGCCCATCCTCATTTAGGAACTAACAAACTCCCAAATATCATTAGAAATATGCGTGAAAGCATTCTGAATGGTGGTGGAGAAGTTCATTTTGAAACAAAGCTGAGTGATTTTATCCTTAAAAACAATCGTATCCTTGGGGTAATTGACCAGAATGGAAAAGAATATTTAGCTGAGGCTGTTATTCTCGCTACTGGTCATAGCGCAAGAGATATTTATCATTTATTACACAAAAAAGGCATTCAGCTCGAAGCAAAAGATTTTGCAATGGGTGTTAGGATTGAACATCCTCAACAACTCATAAATTCCATACAATACCACTCTCCTATTAAAAACCCACTCTTACCAACAGCCAGTTACAGCCTGGTTTGTCAGGCTCAAGACCGAGGTGTTTTTTCGTTTTGCATGTGTCCCGGTGGAATCATCGTTCCTTCCGCAACGGCTCCAAATCAGGTGGTGGTTAATGGAATGTCAAATGCCGACAGAAGCTCTCCTTTTGCCAATTCAGGCATCGTAGTAAGCGTTAAGCAAGAGGATTTAGAAGCCTACAAAAAATACGGAATTTTTGCCGGATTAAAATATCAGGAAGAGCTGGAATATCAAGCCTATCTTTCCGGAGGAGAAAATCAAACAGCACCGGCTCAACGTATGGTGGATTTTGTAAATAAGAAGTTCTCTAACACTTTACCAAACACATCCTATATTCCGGGGATTAAATCGGCTCCGCTACACGAGATATTACCTTCTGCTTTAAGCAACAGATTGCGTGAAGCTTTTCAAACTTTCGGAAATAAAATGCACGGTTATTATTCAGATGAAGCGATTATTTTGGGCGTAGAATCGCGGACATCCTCTCCTTTACGGATTCCCCGTAACAAAGAGACTATGGAACATATTCAAATAGAAAACTTATTTCCTGTTGGAGAAGGTGCCGGTTATGCAGGCGGAATTGTTTCCTCTGCTATTGATGGCTATAATGCGAGTATGATACTTGCTGAGAAATTAAAATAA